In Synechococcus sp. Nb3U1, one DNA window encodes the following:
- a CDS encoding NAD(P)-dependent alcohol dehydrogenase: MKAIVQSEYGSAEVLHLQEVDRPPVSASSVLVRVRAASVHAGDWHLMRGDPFLLRFIYGGIRRPKITILGSDVAGEVEAVGQAVSQFKPGDPVFGDLTECGFGAFAEYVSVPESALVLKPENLTFEEAATVPVSGLSALQGLRDVGQLRAGERVLVRGAAGGVGSFAVQIAKALGAEVTGVCSPHKKEGVRKLGADEVMDYDQAVRKDPCFDLILDTAAYRSVFASLAALKPGGRYVMVGGSMPYFFQVLLLGSLMSTLSGRRVKNLVCQPNSKDLTILKDWIERGTIYPYVDRTYPLEQVPDAICALEQRQVCGKVAISIGSVGQR; encoded by the coding sequence ATGAAAGCCATTGTCCAGAGCGAGTATGGATCTGCCGAGGTGCTGCATCTACAGGAGGTGGATCGTCCGCCTGTATCGGCCAGTAGCGTGTTGGTGCGGGTGCGAGCGGCCTCGGTTCATGCCGGAGATTGGCATCTAATGCGCGGGGATCCCTTCTTGCTGCGCTTCATCTACGGTGGGATCCGCAGGCCCAAGATCACCATTCTCGGTTCTGATGTGGCAGGAGAGGTGGAAGCTGTTGGTCAGGCAGTGAGTCAGTTTAAGCCAGGGGATCCCGTGTTTGGGGATCTGACGGAATGTGGCTTCGGGGCCTTTGCGGAGTATGTGAGTGTGCCGGAGTCCGCCTTGGTGCTCAAGCCTGAGAACCTCACCTTTGAAGAAGCCGCCACAGTCCCGGTGTCTGGATTGTCGGCGTTGCAGGGATTGCGGGATGTGGGGCAGCTTCGGGCGGGTGAACGGGTGCTGGTTAGGGGTGCCGCCGGAGGGGTGGGATCCTTTGCGGTGCAGATCGCCAAAGCTTTGGGGGCTGAGGTAACGGGGGTGTGCAGCCCTCACAAGAAAGAGGGGGTGCGCAAGCTGGGGGCCGATGAGGTAATGGATTATGACCAAGCCGTGCGCAAGGATCCCTGCTTTGACCTGATTCTGGATACGGCTGCCTATCGCTCCGTGTTTGCCTCCTTGGCTGCCTTGAAGCCGGGGGGGCGCTATGTGATGGTAGGGGGATCCATGCCCTATTTTTTCCAGGTACTGCTGCTGGGATCCCTGATGTCTACTCTGAGTGGCCGCAGGGTCAAGAATTTGGTCTGTCAGCCCAATTCAAAGGATTTGACCATTCTGAAAGACTGGATTGAAAGGGGCACGATTTACCCCTATGTGGATCGGACCTACCCCCTTGAGCAGGTGCCAGATGCCATTTGTGCCCTTGAACAGCGGCAGGTATGTGGGAAAGTGGCCATCAGCATCGGATCTGTAGGTCAGCGGTAG
- the glgA gene encoding glycogen synthase GlgA, with the protein MYIVQIASECAPVIKVGGLGDVVYGLSRELEGRGHCVELILPKYDNMGYDQIWGMHDAYRDLWVPWYGGAIHCSVYCGWVHGRLCFFIEPHSGDNFFNRGCYYGCHDDNMRFAFFSKAALEFLLRSNKRPDVIHCHDWQTGLVPVLLFEIYKYNGMWNQRVCYTIHNFKHQGFGGSEILWATGLNRESYYFHYDRLRDNFNPFSLNFMKGGIVFSNFVTTVSPNHGLEVQFGDYSYGLGHTLYLHQNKFRGVLNGIDYDIWNPEIDRFIPATYTAKTLADKAKNKKALRDRLLLQDVDKPIVAYIGRLDEQKGVHLVHHAIYRALFKKAQFVLLGAATERAIGSWFAHEKRHLNDNPDIHIELGFNEELSHLIYAGADLIVVPSHYEPCGLTQMIGLKYGAVPVVRGVGGLVDTVFDRDYDTQKLPEQRNGYVFYQTDPAALESALDRAIDLWYESPAQFRQLQAQGMGYDYSWNYPGKEYLEIYDLICYR; encoded by the coding sequence ATGTACATCGTGCAGATTGCGTCTGAGTGTGCCCCGGTGATTAAGGTGGGAGGTCTGGGGGATGTGGTGTACGGCCTCAGCCGGGAGCTAGAAGGGCGCGGCCACTGTGTCGAGTTGATTTTGCCCAAGTACGACAACATGGGCTACGACCAGATCTGGGGGATGCACGATGCCTATCGCGATCTCTGGGTGCCTTGGTATGGCGGGGCGATTCACTGCTCGGTCTATTGTGGCTGGGTGCATGGGCGTCTTTGCTTTTTTATCGAACCCCATTCGGGAGACAACTTCTTCAACCGCGGTTGTTACTACGGCTGCCACGACGACAATATGCGTTTCGCCTTTTTTAGTAAGGCGGCGCTGGAATTTCTCTTGCGCAGCAACAAACGCCCAGACGTGATCCATTGCCACGATTGGCAGACCGGATTGGTGCCGGTTTTGCTATTCGAGATTTATAAGTACAACGGCATGTGGAATCAGCGGGTGTGTTACACCATCCACAACTTTAAGCACCAAGGCTTCGGCGGCTCGGAAATTCTCTGGGCAACCGGGCTCAATCGCGAATCCTATTACTTCCATTACGATCGTTTGCGGGATAACTTCAACCCCTTCTCTCTCAACTTTATGAAGGGGGGCATCGTATTTTCCAACTTTGTCACCACAGTTTCCCCTAATCATGGTCTGGAGGTACAATTTGGCGATTATAGCTATGGGCTGGGCCATACCCTTTACCTACACCAAAATAAGTTTCGCGGTGTTTTGAATGGCATTGACTATGACATTTGGAACCCAGAGATCGACCGTTTTATCCCGGCCACCTATACCGCCAAAACCCTAGCCGACAAAGCCAAAAACAAAAAAGCCCTACGGGATCGTCTTCTATTGCAGGATGTCGATAAGCCGATTGTCGCCTACATCGGACGCTTGGATGAACAAAAGGGAGTGCATCTGGTGCATCACGCCATCTATCGCGCCCTGTTCAAAAAGGCCCAGTTCGTGTTGTTGGGGGCAGCCACCGAGCGGGCGATTGGCTCTTGGTTTGCTCACGAAAAGCGCCACCTCAACGACAACCCCGATATCCATATCGAGCTGGGATTCAACGAAGAACTCTCCCACCTAATCTATGCTGGGGCAGATTTGATCGTGGTGCCCAGCCATTACGAGCCCTGCGGCCTCACCCAGATGATCGGGTTGAAATATGGCGCGGTTCCGGTGGTGAGAGGGGTGGGCGGCTTGGTAGATACCGTCTTCGACCGGGACTATGACACGCAAAAATTACCCGAGCAGCGCAATGGCTACGTGTTTTACCAGACGGATCCGGCGGCTCTAGAGTCTGCCTTGGATCGGGCCATCGACCTTTGGTACGAGTCTCCTGCCCAGTTTCGCCAGTTGCAAGCTCAGGGCATGGGCTACGACTACTCCTGGAACTACCCCGGCAAGGAATATCTGGAGATCTACGACTTGATCTGCTACCGCTGA